GAGCTGGTGCATAGCATCGTCGGCTTCGAGCGCGCGCGCATCCTGCGCTTCGGCTATGCCGTCGAGTACGACTACGCCGATCCCCGGCAGCTCGAGGCGAGCCTGCAGCTCCGCGACCTCGAGGGCGTATTCCTCGCCGGGCAGCTCAACGGAACGACGGGCTATGAAGAGGCGGCGGCGCAGGGACTGCTCGCCGGCATCAATGCCGCGCGCTGGCTACGCCAGCAGTCCCCGATCGTGCTGGGGCGCGACCAGGCCTACCTCGGCGTGCTGGTCGACGATCTGGTGACCCGCGGGGTCGGCGGCGAGCCCTATCGGATGTTCACCTCCCGGGCCGAGTACCGCTTGCTGCTCCGCGAGGACAACGCGACCGCACGGTTGACCCCGCTCGGTCGCGAGCTCGGACTGATCGACGACGAACGCTGGGCCCAGTTCTGCAGCCGTCAGGCGCGCGGCGAGGCGCTGCGCGAGACCCTCGCTCGGACCCCGGCGCCGAGTGCCACGGCGCGGGCTGGCGCCACGCTCGAGCGACTGCTACGCCGCCCGGAGGCTTCGCTCGCCGGGTTGCGACGCGAGGGACTGCTCGACGCGCAGGCCCATCCCGAAGATCCCTCGGTCGACGAGGAGACCGAGCTGACGATCAAATACGCGCCCTACATCGCGCGGCAGCACGAGCAGGCCGAGCGCCTGGCACGCCTCGAAGGGCGCCAGCTGCCGCGCGATCTCGACTACGGGCGAATCGCCGGGCTGAGCCACGAGGCGCGCGAGCGGCTGACGCAGCGGCGCCCGCACTCCATCGGTCAGGCAGCGCGGCTGCCCGGCATCACCCCCGCGGCGATCGCGACGCTCGAGATCCATCTGCGCGCGCAAGCGGCCCGCGCCGCCGTCGGCGGCTGACCCGCCGCGCCCGCGCCACGAAGAGGAGGGCGACGATGCCCCAGCATGACAGCGCAGCCGCAGACGCCGCGACAGGGGCGCCCGCGCCCCAGAACCCCGCTGCGAGCCCAGAGGACGCGGTCTCGTTCCTCGACGCGGTCGGCGCGGCTGCGCGCCGGCGCCGCCGCGCGATCACGATCGCCCTGCTGCTGACGCTGGGCGGGCTCTGCTTCTTCCTCGCGCTCCTCTTCGGACTGTCGCGCGGCTTCGATCGGCTGGCCCGTCAGACCTCGGGATCCTTGTCCGGCGCGCTGGCGCCGGCCCCACCGCTGGAGCCTCGGGCACCACCGCCCCCGCCCGCCCCTGCCGGCGCCAGCGGCGCCAACGACCTACCGCCTCCGCCGGGGCTCTGAGCGCGCGACGCCGTGCTAGGTTGAAGCGATGAGCGGTCGATCACCATATGAGCAAGAGGCAGCGCGCCTCGCCGCGCTCCCGCGCGCCGAGCGTTTCGCTAGCCTGCTCAGCTTTCCGCTCGACTTCACCTTCAAGGCAATCGGCCGCGGCCCCGAGTTCTGGCAGGCGGTGCGGACGCTGCTCGACGCGCGTGGGCAGCGCGAGGTGATCCTCGTCGAGCGGCCGAGCGCCAACGGACGCTTCTGCTCGATCACCTTCAACCTTCGCCTCGACGATGCCGACGCCCTCGACGCCTGGTACTGCGCCTTGCAAGCGCTGCCGAACCTGGTCTATCTGCTTTAGGTGCCTCGCCCCGCGCTCATCGTCGCCTTGGTGGCCGCGCAGGCGCTGGGGAGTGCCGCGGCACGCGCTGCCGAGCCGCTCCCTCCCCAGCTCGCGGACGTCACGATCGCCGAGCATCTCGACCGCCAGGTCGATCTCGACACGGCCTTCGTCGACCACCGCGGTCATCGCGTACGGCTGCGCGACTTCGTCAAGCCCGGCCAGCCGCTGCTGCTGACGCTCAACTACTACCGCTGCCCGATGCTCTGCAACCTGCAGCTCAATGCGCTGACCCGGGCGCTGCGCCAGCTCGGCTGGGTGCCGGGCCAGAAGTTCCAGCTCGTGACGATCAGCATCAATCCGCGCGAGGGCTGGCAGCTCGCGCGCGGCAAGCGCGCCTCCTACCTGCGCCTGCTACAGCGGGCCGGCGCCGAGTGGCACTTCCTCGTCGGTCAGCAACCCAGCATCGACCGCGTCGCAGACGCCGTCGGCTTTCGCTACCGGTGGCTGCCGGAGCAGCAGCAGTACGCCCATCCTGCGGCGATCTTTTTCCTCTCGCCGCAGGGACGGGTCGCCCGCTACCTCTACGGGATCGACTACGCCCCACGACCGATCAAGCTCGCGCTAATCGAAGCCGCGGCCGGCCGCGTCGGCTCCACCGTCGACCGGCTGCTGCTGAGCTGCTTCCACTATGACCCCACGACGGGCCGCTACACGCCCTACGCGGTCGGGATCATGCGGCTCGGCGGGGTGGCCACGGCGCTGCTGCTGGGGCTGACGCTGCTGGCGCTTTGGCGGCGCGAAGGGCGCAGCGCGGCAGGCGCAGCCAGGGCGAAAAGCCCGCCCGCGGCTTGACGCTCGGCTCGCAGGCCCTAACTTGCCCGGCGGCGCGGCCCACGGGCGGCACGCATGCCGGTCGCCGGCGCCGCGCAGCGGAGGAAAGCCGATGCGCCTCGATCGCTGGACCCTGAAATCGCGCGACGCGCTGGCGCGGGCCGAGGCGCTGGCCCGCCAGCGCAGCCATCAAGAGGTCGGCAGCCTGCACCTGCTGGCCGCCCTGCTCGAGCAGGAGCAAGGCCTGACGGCGCCGCTGCTGGCCCAGGCCGGCGTCGATCGGGCCACGCTCCAGACCCAGATCGAACAAGCGCTGGGGCGACGCCCCAAGGTCAGTGGTGGCGAGACCTACCTCGGCCAAGAGCTGAAGCGGGTGCTCGAGGCCGCGCAGACGCAAGCGGACCAGCTCAAGGACGACTACCTCTCGATCGAGCACCTGCTGCTCGGTGCGGTCGAGACCAAGGGCTGCGACGCCGGTCGCCTGCTGGCGGGCCTCGGACTCAACGCCGAGACCCTCCGCCGCGCCCTGCTCGAGGTGCGCGGCAACCAGCGCGTCAGCGATCCGGACCCAGAAGGCAAGTACCAAGCGCTGAAGCGCTACGCCACAGACCTCACCGAACTGGCGCGCCGGGGTCGGCTCGACCCGGTGATCGGCCGCGACGAAGAGATCCGCCGCGCGATCCAGGTGCTGTCGCGTCGCACGAAGAACAACCCGGTGCTGATCGGTGAGCCGGGTGTGGGAAAGACGGCGATCGTCGAGGGCATCGCTGCGCGGATTACGGCCGGCGACGTCCCCGACAGCCTGCGCGACAAGCGCGTGATGTCGCTCGATCTCGGGGCGCTGGTGGCAGGCGCCAAGTACCGCGGCGAGTTCGAAGATCGGCTCAAGGCCGTGCTGAACGAGATCCTCGCGGCCGAGGGACGCGTGATGCTCTTCATCGACGAGCTGCATACGCTCGTCGGCGCTGGCGCCGCCGAGGGCGCGCAGGACGCCGCCAATATGCTCAAGCCGGCCCTGGCGCGCGGCGAGCTGCGTTGCATCGGCGCGACGACGCTCGACGAGTACCGCAAGCACATCGAGAAGGACAAGGCCCTCGAGCGTCGCTTCCAGCCCGTCTACGTCGGCGAGCCCAGCGTCGAGGACACGATCGCCATCCTGCGCGGCATCAAGCCCAAGTATGAGGTCCATCACGGCATCCGCATCCAGGACAGCGCGCTCGTCGCCGCGGCGCGGCTGTCGCAGCGCTACGTCAGCGACCGCTTCCTGCCCGACAAGGCGATCGACCTGGTCGACGAGGCAGCCGCCCGCTTGAAGATGGAGATCGAGAGCGTGCCGGCGGCAATCGACGACCTGGCGCGGCAGCTCACCCGGCTCGAGATCGAGGAGCAAGCCCTCAAGCTCGAGCGTGGGGCGGCGGCCGAAGCCCGCGCGACCGAGCTGCAGCCGGAGCTTGCCGCGCTGAAGGAGCGAGTTCAGGCGATGCGCGCGCACTGGCAAGAACAGCGCGCGCTGGTGCAGAAGATCAAGGCCTCCAAGCAGCGCGCCGACGCCCTGCAGACCGAGGTGGAGCAGGCTCAACGCGCGGGCAACCTGCAGCGCGCGGCGGAGCTGACCTACGGCACCCTGCCCCAGCTCTTGAAGGAGGAGCTGGCCCTGCAGGAGCAGCTTCAGCACAGTCAGCATGACGGCGCCTTCCTGCGCGAGGAGGTCACGGAGGAGGACATCGCTCAGGTCGTCGCGCGCTGGACTGGGATACCCGTCGCCAAGATGCTGGAGGGCGACAGCGAGCGCCTGCTGCAGATGGAGCAGCGCCTGCACCAGCGCGTCGTCGGCCAGCACGAGGCGGTGACGCGCGTCGCGCAGGCGATCCGCCTGGCCCGCGCGGGGCTGCAGGACCCGAACCGACCGATCGGTTCGTTTCTCTTCCTCGGCCCAACCGGCGTCGGCAAGACCGAGCTGGCCCGCGCGCTGGCGGAGTTCCTCTTCGACGACGAGCGCAGCCTCGTGCGGATCGACATGAGCGAGTACATGGAGAAGCACACCGTCAGCCGGCTGATCGGTGCCCCTCCGGGCTACGTCGGCTACGAAGAGGGTGGCCAGCTGACGGAGGCCGTGCGCCGGCGCCCCTATAGCGTCGTGCTCCTCGACGAGATCGAGAAGGCACACCGCGACGTCTTCAACGTCCTGCTGCAGCTCCTCGACGACGGGCGGCTGACCGATGGACATGGGCGCACTGTCGACTTCCGCAACACGGTCCTGATCATGACCTCGAATCTCGGCAGCCAACACCTGCTCGAGCTGACGGATCCGGCGGCGATACGGCAACAGATCGATCAGGCCCTGCGAGCGACGCTGCGCCCGGAGTTCCTCAACCGCATCGACGCGGTGCTGATCTTCGAGCGTCTTGACCGCCAGGCGATCCGAGGTATCGTGGACATTCAGCTCACGCGGGTCGCGAACCTCGTCGGCCAGCGGGGACTTCAGCTCGAGCTGACCGAGGAAGCCAAGGACTACCTGGCCGAGGTTGGCTACGATCCATCGTTCGGCGCCAGACCGCTCAAGCGCGCGCTTCAGGAGCACGTGATGGGACCGCTCGCCGAGCAGCTCATCGCTGGCGAGGTGCGCGGCGGTGACCGCGTGGTGGTCGAGCGGGGCGCCGAGGGGTTGCTGGTGCGGGTGGTCGGGCGCCCGGAGCACTGAGGCCAAGCGAGCACGCTGCCGATGAAGTACATCGACTACTACCAGGTGCTCGGCGTCGAACGCAGCGCCTCCGCCGCGGAGCTGCGCAAGGCCTACAAGCGCCTGGCCCGCAAGTACCACCCCGATCTGAACAAGGGCGCCGACGCCGAGGCCAACTTCAAGCGGGTCAATGAGGCCTACGAGGTGCTGAAGGATCCGAAGAAGCGCGAGCGCTACGACACGCTCGGGCCGAACTGGCAGGACGGCAGCCCCTTCGAGCCACCCTCGGGCTGGCGCGGCGCGCCGGGCGGTGGCGGCGTGCGCGTCGACTTCGGCGAGGGTGGCGGCGACTTCTCGGACTTCTTCGAGGTGCTCTTCGGCGGGGCGCGGGCTGGAGCGCGAGGCGGCGCACGGGGCGGGGCGCGGGCTGGAGCGCGCGGAGCGCCGCGCGGCATGCGTTTCGACGACCTCTTCGGTGCCGCGACCGGCCGCGACGGAACGACCGGCGCCGGCGGCGAGTGGTCCGCTCCGGCGGCGAGCCGCGACGTCGAGGCCGAGCTGGTCGTCGAGCTCGAGGACGTGATCGAGGGGCGCAAGCGCAGCTTCGAGATCGACGGACCGGGCGGGCGCCGACGCTATGACGTCACCATCCCCAAGGGGATGCGGGACGGCGAACGCCTGCGCCTCGCCGGCCAGGGTGCGCCTGCTGTGGGCGGGCGCAGTGGCCATCTCCTGCTGACGATTCGCCTGGCGAAGCACCGCCTCTTTCGCGTCGAGGGCGACGATCTCGTGGTCGAGCTTGCCGTCGCCGCCTGGGACGCCGCGCTCGGGGCCAGCCTGGCCGTGCCGACGATCGGGGGCGAAGTCCAGCTCAAGCTCCCAGCGGGCGTGACCTCAGGGCAGCGCCTGCGACTGCGGGGCAAGGGCCTGCCGCGACGCCACGGCGGCCACGGCGATCTGCTGGCGGAGGTGCGCCTGACGGTGCCGAGCCCCTTGAGCACCGAACAACGCGACCTCTTCGAGCGCCTCAAGGGCACGGGCTGAGCAGCGGCGACCGCGCAGCGATAAGAGGCAGGCCGAGCGCGGTTTGCACGGCGGCGGCATCTGGTATCATGCGCCCACTCTCACTGATACGGCGGCGACCGAAATGAGCAAGCAGGACCCCCTGGAGCGACATCCGCGGCCGCAGGGCGCGCCACCACCGCCTCCTCCCCCGGGGGGCGTTCGGGCCGCGCGCGCCGACGAGCCGACGGCCCAGGGGCCAACCACCCAGGTCACGGACGACGACTACGAGGATATCGACCCGATCACCGTTGACAGCGTGACCGGCTCGG
This genomic stretch from Pseudomonadota bacterium harbors:
- a CDS encoding SCO family protein, with translation MPRPALIVALVAAQALGSAAARAAEPLPPQLADVTIAEHLDRQVDLDTAFVDHRGHRVRLRDFVKPGQPLLLTLNYYRCPMLCNLQLNALTRALRQLGWVPGQKFQLVTISINPREGWQLARGKRASYLRLLQRAGAEWHFLVGQQPSIDRVADAVGFRYRWLPEQQQYAHPAAIFFLSPQGRVARYLYGIDYAPRPIKLALIEAAAGRVGSTVDRLLLSCFHYDPTTGRYTPYAVGIMRLGGVATALLLGLTLLALWRREGRSAAGAARAKSPPAA
- a CDS encoding DUF493 domain-containing protein, whose amino-acid sequence is MSGRSPYEQEAARLAALPRAERFASLLSFPLDFTFKAIGRGPEFWQAVRTLLDARGQREVILVERPSANGRFCSITFNLRLDDADALDAWYCALQALPNLVYLL
- a CDS encoding DnaJ domain-containing protein, which produces MPMKYIDYYQVLGVERSASAAELRKAYKRLARKYHPDLNKGADAEANFKRVNEAYEVLKDPKKRERYDTLGPNWQDGSPFEPPSGWRGAPGGGGVRVDFGEGGGDFSDFFEVLFGGARAGARGGARGGARAGARGAPRGMRFDDLFGAATGRDGTTGAGGEWSAPAASRDVEAELVVELEDVIEGRKRSFEIDGPGGRRRYDVTIPKGMRDGERLRLAGQGAPAVGGRSGHLLLTIRLAKHRLFRVEGDDLVVELAVAAWDAALGASLAVPTIGGEVQLKLPAGVTSGQRLRLRGKGLPRRHGGHGDLLAEVRLTVPSPLSTEQRDLFERLKGTG
- the clpB gene encoding ATP-dependent chaperone ClpB, translating into MRLDRWTLKSRDALARAEALARQRSHQEVGSLHLLAALLEQEQGLTAPLLAQAGVDRATLQTQIEQALGRRPKVSGGETYLGQELKRVLEAAQTQADQLKDDYLSIEHLLLGAVETKGCDAGRLLAGLGLNAETLRRALLEVRGNQRVSDPDPEGKYQALKRYATDLTELARRGRLDPVIGRDEEIRRAIQVLSRRTKNNPVLIGEPGVGKTAIVEGIAARITAGDVPDSLRDKRVMSLDLGALVAGAKYRGEFEDRLKAVLNEILAAEGRVMLFIDELHTLVGAGAAEGAQDAANMLKPALARGELRCIGATTLDEYRKHIEKDKALERRFQPVYVGEPSVEDTIAILRGIKPKYEVHHGIRIQDSALVAAARLSQRYVSDRFLPDKAIDLVDEAAARLKMEIESVPAAIDDLARQLTRLEIEEQALKLERGAAAEARATELQPELAALKERVQAMRAHWQEQRALVQKIKASKQRADALQTEVEQAQRAGNLQRAAELTYGTLPQLLKEELALQEQLQHSQHDGAFLREEVTEEDIAQVVARWTGIPVAKMLEGDSERLLQMEQRLHQRVVGQHEAVTRVAQAIRLARAGLQDPNRPIGSFLFLGPTGVGKTELARALAEFLFDDERSLVRIDMSEYMEKHTVSRLIGAPPGYVGYEEGGQLTEAVRRRPYSVVLLDEIEKAHRDVFNVLLQLLDDGRLTDGHGRTVDFRNTVLIMTSNLGSQHLLELTDPAAIRQQIDQALRATLRPEFLNRIDAVLIFERLDRQAIRGIVDIQLTRVANLVGQRGLQLELTEEAKDYLAEVGYDPSFGARPLKRALQEHVMGPLAEQLIAGEVRGGDRVVVERGAEGLLVRVVGRPEH